ccgcttatctctaaatacagtcacacacagatatacacagggacagtacagatatcatacagtcattacatagaatcatacttttagtatcaaagtgacccactaatgagaaatgcagaacattaaaccacatattggaatattggtaACGAATTTTATGACAAAGAGGCCTAATTGGAGACATTTGCGTGATGGATGCACTTGTTGTTATCACTGGTAACAACGTTTACTATATTAATAAACGCACATTAAAATGGTCAAAACAATGCTCCAAGAAGTGGGGGGACAgcccactacacccctgcaGCTGGATGAGCCAAAGGATGGATGGGTCAAAACTCTCTGCTACTGTATGTGCTCTCTTCTATCAGAGCCTGTCAAAGTAGCCTGAAACAAGGTGGTGGTAATGTGTTGGTTTAGAACTGCTTTGCTGCCTAAGGACTAAAGATTCTATGCTCTCCTCTAAATTCTTTGATCAGGACTAAGACGGCCTTTAGTTCTGTCACTACTGACAACTAAAGGAGCTGCATTGTGCCAGAAGTTTTGCAGCCAAATGTTGAGATATCCGTCAATAAAGTGAAGCACAAGTGAGATTGGAAAGACAATGAGGAAAGACAGTCTACCAAAGAATAGTTCAGACAAGAAATCTATTAAGTCTTGGGTGATATTTCTGCAAGCTTTCAGAGTTTCCTTTAAAGTCTAGCACCCCTGTAGTATTGGCCTATTAATCACATGGAAAGACAAAGAGAACCACACCTGAAACCATGCAACTTCTCCCTTGTGTAGATTTTTTATGCCAAGGGTGCACCATACAATGCCTTGGTGGGAAAAGACTCTACGAGGGCTGTTGCCAAGATGTCCCTTGATCCAGAGGACTTGACTCATGACACTGTAAGGTGCCACACATTGGGGCCTGTATATCTTTGCCCAGACATTTTTCCTTGTATGGAATGTTTCATTTTACGGTGCAGTTGTTTTTCAAACACTCTTGCCCTCTTTGTTTGCCTTTCCCTCTCTGACAGACCGGTCTGACAGAGGAACAGCTAGAGTCTCTGGATGGTGTATTTACTGGGACCTACAAAGCGAAGTATCCCATTGTGGGCTACACCGCACGACGCATGTTCAATGAAGATGGCAGCCCCAACAAGGACTTCAAACCAGAAGACCAGCCTAATTTCACCTTAAAACTTGAGTTATGATTATATGGCCCTGTGTGATTTCACAGAGATCCCATCAACATGAACGCATTGTGTTAAATTGGGCTTTGGATTTGTGTCCAATCAGGACATCGGTTGAGTCATACATAATTGTAGATGCCCAGTAGGGGCAGTAGCAGTACGGAAGGGAGATAGCATGTGCTTTGTGAGTGAGTCCATCTTCCCCTTACCAAGAAAAACATTTGATGCAAGGAAATGTTAAAGCAATC
Above is a genomic segment from Alosa alosa isolate M-15738 ecotype Scorff River chromosome 19, AALO_Geno_1.1, whole genome shotgun sequence containing:
- the nenf gene encoding neudesin isoform X2 produces the protein MQGTTTFILISTVSLVCLASDTTLKKETLSRPVRLITEEELENYNGSQDGQPIYMAINGVVFDVTTGKGKIFYAKGAPYNALVGKDSTRAVAKMSLDPEDLTHDTTGLTEEQLESLDGVFTGTYKAKYPIVGYTARRMFNEDGSPNKDFKPEDQPNFTLKLEL
- the nenf gene encoding neudesin isoform X1 gives rise to the protein MLLQEKIFYAKGAPYNALVGKDSTRAVAKMSLDPEDLTHDTTGLTEEQLESLDGVFTGTYKAKYPIVGYTARRMFNEDGSPNKDFKPEDQPNFTLKLEL